The following nucleotide sequence is from Candidatus Palauibacter australiensis.
CGTCGCGGGCGAGGCGCTCGGTGGTCGCGGTCGAGTTCAGACAGCGGACGAGACGCGTTCCCGCGGGAACGTCCACCGCGATCGCGACCGACTCCCAGTCCACGTCTCCCGTCTCCCAAGCTTCGTTCATCATCAGGTAGTCGTGCATGCGCGCGAACGCTCCCTGCTTCTCCGCGCAGATCGCCGCGCGCGCCGCCTGGGCCGAACGGTCCGAGAGGGGCACGTGAACGAGCACGACCCTGGCCTCACCCGACGCCACCCACCCGTTCACGGTCTCGTGCGATGAGCGACAGAAGGGACACAGGTAGTCGCTGAACTCGAAGATCGTCTGCGGGGCATCGCCGCTGCCGAGCACACTTGTTCGACCCGCGGCGGCCTGTCTCCCTTCCTCGCGATAGAGCGCGAGCACCTGCCGCTCGGCCCCCCACTCCCGCAGGCGGCCGCCGACCACCCCCGACGGACGGAAGGCGATCACCGCGAGGAGTAGGAAGCACACCCACAGACCGATGTCGTGGATCCCGGGTCGCTTCACGTCCCCGGTGCCCTCGCGCCCGCGGGCAGCGGCGCGATCAGGACGTGTTCGACATCCAGCTCGTCCCGCACCACCCCGACCGCCTCCGTTTCGTCGGCCCAGAGCAGATCGAAGCCGCCGGGAAACTCGACGTTCACGGCGGGGCTTCCCGGCCCGGCGTACACGCTCCAGATCGAGATCTCGTCTTCGTCGCGCGGGGCGTCCGTTCGCGGCCGGTAACCGGTCGCCCAGGCGCGTCCGTCGGCGCCCGCAATCACGCTCCCCAGCGGTGGGAAGGAGTCGGGCACCGCCCACACGTCGAGCGTGGCCGCCATGCGGGTTTGCAGTTGGGCCGGCAGGAGACGATCCATCTCGGCGCGGAGGGGAGCCAGCGCCATGTCCCGGTCCGCCGCGGACACGGGCATCGATGGGAGGGAGAAATCGATCGCGGCCACAGGCGTGCCGCTACTCGTCACCCGCTCCGCGCGCGGACGCGCCGTGGACCCGAACAGAAGGACGGAATCGCGCGGCAGCACAAACGGCTGAGGCGAGAACGGAATGCGGCCCGAAATGTACGAATCTCCGGGATAGCGGAAGACGCGGGTTCCCGTGGTCTCGGCGACCGGGGCGAAGCCCGCCCCCGCCGCCGACGTCAGGAAGATGACGATCTGCAGGGGATGGGACTCGCCCATCTCGTCGACGCGTCGGTCGGGCCTCGCCACCGCCCACACCAGCCGGCCGTCATCCAAGGCGCCGTGCAAGCGCGGGGATTGCAGGGTGTCCCCCGGAGGGATCGGGATCCCGACGCGCCGCACACCCGCGCCGGTGTACGGCCAGACGGACGCGCCCCCCCGCGCCTCGTCGTAGACGACCACGGAATCGCCGCGGTATCCGAAGAGCGCCGTCAGTTCGCCGAACTCACGCGGACCGCCGCCCACGCCGCCGCGGGTCTCGCGCCACGCCCCATCGAGCGTGAACGTGCGCAGCGTGGCGTCGCCCCGGTTCGCGACGACCAGCACACCGGCCGGCCGGTCCACGACCACGCCGGCGATGTCGTGGAAATCCGTCCGCCCATCCCCGGACGCGCTTCCGAGCCGCAGGCGGAGCGGCCCCGCGCGAAGGTGCGCGGGGTCCGCTCCGAAGTCCGTTCCCGGATCCGCCGAGGCGGCCGTGTCGGTACGGCGATCCTCTGCCAGACATGCGGCGGCCAGCATCGCCGCCGCGAGTGTCGTCCAGTGCCGGGGCCGCGCCCCGGCCCCCGCTGCACGGAGTTTCATGTCATCGTCCTCAAAGGAGATGGGGATCCGAAGGAGGACCCCAAGTGGGGAAAAAGCATCCTCGCAGGCATTCGTTGACTTCGTAACTGCAGCCCCACTCACCGTCCAGGACGCAGTCCGACCAATCTCGAATACAGTCCGTCTGGCAGTCGTCGGCGCGCGCGGACGCGGCCCGGCCGGGTTGCGCCAGGATGGCCGTGGCCAGCACGAGGTTGAAGCCAAGGAGTACCCAGCGTCCCGCTTTCGTCGTCTTCATCGTCCCCTCCCATTCCCGGGTCGCCGGAAGGCCGGATCGCGGCCGCCATGGTCGTTGGCGCGCTCGTCGCGACCCTCCGGGACGGACCCTCCGTCCCGTGCCTTCCGAGATTCACCCTCCAGAGTCCGGCCGGCTATCAACGGGCTATCAACTCGCTCGCGGCCGGGGGCCGGCCGGGGGCTGGCAGGAGTCACGCCGGACGGCACTCGCCTCCCCTCCGCAGGCCACGTATCGTCGGAACTTCACGGAATCGCGGGACGACAGGAGGGCGTGGATGGCGGATGTGCTTTGCGTAGGCGGGACGGGGACCGTCGGGCGTCGGGTCGTCGAGGGCCTGGTGGCCCGCGGCGTATCGGTCCGGTGCCTGACGCGCTCGGCGGACCGGGCCGGGACGTCGGACGAACGGGTCGAGTTCGTGCAGGGAGATCTGGAGCGGCCCGACACGCTCGCGCCGGCGCTCGAAGGCGTGTCGCGCATGCACCTCCTCACGGCGCTCCACCCGCGGGAGGCGCAACTCGGCATCGGGGCCGTCGGTGCGGCCGCGGAGGCCGACGTCGAGCGGATCGTCTTCCATTCCGCGCACCGCGCGCATGCGGCGCCCCACATCCCCCACTTCGCGAGCAAGATGGAGATCCTGGCCGCGCTCGAGGTCTCCAGCGTGCCGTGGGCGACGATCGAACCGAACCACTATTTCCAGAACGACTTGTGGCTGAAGCGGTCGCTCGAAGCCGGGGTCTACCCCGCACCGCTCGGCGGCGTG
It contains:
- a CDS encoding thioredoxin domain-containing protein, which codes for MKRPGIHDIGLWVCFLLLAVIAFRPSGVVGGRLREWGAERQVLALYREEGRQAAAGRTSVLGSGDAPQTIFEFSDYLCPFCRSSHETVNGWVASGEARVVLVHVPLSDRSAQAARAAICAEKQGAFARMHDYLMMNEAWETGDVDWESVAIAVDVPAGTRLVRCLNSTATTERLARDAALADRWRITATPTFVSEHARIVGAASEGDLEKLLDR
- a CDS encoding NmrA family NAD(P)-binding protein, which gives rise to MADVLCVGGTGTVGRRVVEGLVARGVSVRCLTRSADRAGTSDERVEFVQGDLERPDTLAPALEGVSRMHLLTALHPREAQLGIGAVGAAAEADVERIVFHSAHRAHAAPHIPHFASKMEILAALEVSSVPWATIEPNHYFQNDLWLKRSLEAGVYPAPLGGVGLHRVDVRDIADATVNALLDDGHEGIRHPVVGPELLTSADVARTWSEHLDREIEYVGDDLDAWEARAARRLPDWLVRDLRTMSEYFLSDGLIATEEDFATMSHVLGHAPRVFEDFVRETVAAWR